A region of Candidatus Latescibacterota bacterium DNA encodes the following proteins:
- the mreD gene encoding rod shape-determining protein MreD, whose product MSVIRAIVAAFAVFILQVTIVHRMSVLGARPDLMLVLLVVLVLDRNPVMAIIIGFSLGFLQDLGNASFLGMNALAKSLIGYGIARYASGYLPESTFFKSLLILLASLVSSIIVLNIMSTFNPLTVLVSFFRHSILSAIYSALAGVVVFLILKLFPRRVVRSVGRY is encoded by the coding sequence TTGAGTGTGATCAGGGCAATAGTAGCGGCGTTTGCCGTATTCATCCTCCAGGTGACGATCGTCCATCGCATGTCGGTATTGGGCGCCAGGCCCGATCTGATGCTTGTCCTCCTCGTAGTCCTTGTCCTGGACAGGAACCCGGTAATGGCCATAATCATCGGTTTCTCTCTTGGTTTTCTCCAGGATCTCGGGAATGCTTCTTTTCTCGGCATGAACGCTCTTGCCAAATCGTTGATAGGATATGGAATAGCAAGGTATGCTTCGGGATATCTTCCTGAAAGCACTTTCTTTAAAAGCCTGTTGATCCTTCTGGCAAGTCTCGTATCCAGTATTATCGTCCTGAATATTATGTCCACTTTCAATCCGCTTACAGTGCTGGTCTCTTTTTTCAGGCATTCCATCCTGTCGGCTATCTACTCGGCTCTGGCCGGAGTCGTCGTATTCCTGATACTGAAGCTGTTTCCTCGAAGGGTGGTCCGGTCCGTTGGCAGGTACTGA
- the mrdA gene encoding penicillin-binding protein 2 — MAGTDRQSEFILDHRRRIVLLLVIGVISIMTARLFYLQVIHHGYYNRLAITNRIQRERMVAPRGLIRASDGSKLVVNVPVYQISLVPGKISGREDRLDLACEWLGIDSKSLFASLDEWKKRYPDGREMPVVQSAEKGQISILMENRSLFPFFKLVMKHRRQYPEGNLATHILGYVGEVTDEELKDDDRFRPGDLKGRTGIEYKYDEHLRGDAGVRIIEISAEGIKVGEYDGISHDDDFDEFVQSRPPVPGCDLYLTIDIDFQRILEREFNCDKGCVIAMDPSTGGILGAVSRPSYDPNIFMGGISEKDWNMLHGDPAKPLFNRAIQATYPPASTFKMIVCYGAFYFDLVAKGALLEPCYGGHQFGNRYFRCWKPEGHGYANMFDAIVNSCDVYFYQIGERMNADQFAYAGRLFGLGRKTGIDLPSEARGILPDHSYFDRRFGKRKWTKGHLLNYSIGQGEALTTPIQLCQMVAMIANGGKRIKPHVVDRVVDTEGAEVYRNDNTAVPISQMDNEILRFIQRSMIAVVSGEHGTGRASRVPGLTSAGKTGTAQNSGEDHALFVVYAPVENPEIAIAIIMENAGHGGAVAAPMARRILGAYFHPGAAWDGKFRYGKTVIAGAGR; from the coding sequence TTGGCAGGTACTGATCGTCAGAGTGAATTTATCCTCGACCACAGGCGGAGGATCGTGCTGTTGCTGGTGATCGGCGTCATATCGATAATGACGGCGAGATTGTTCTATCTTCAGGTGATCCATCATGGGTATTACAACAGACTCGCCATAACAAACAGGATCCAGCGGGAACGGATGGTGGCACCCCGGGGGTTGATCAGAGCGTCTGATGGCTCCAAGCTGGTTGTCAATGTCCCCGTCTATCAGATCAGTCTTGTCCCGGGAAAGATCTCTGGAAGAGAGGACAGGCTGGATCTGGCCTGTGAGTGGTTGGGGATAGATAGCAAGAGTCTCTTCGCCAGCCTTGACGAGTGGAAGAAAAGATATCCTGATGGCAGAGAGATGCCGGTAGTTCAGTCCGCCGAAAAGGGACAGATCTCCATACTCATGGAGAATCGCTCACTTTTTCCATTTTTCAAGCTTGTGATGAAACACAGACGGCAGTATCCCGAAGGTAATCTGGCGACTCACATTCTGGGATATGTAGGCGAAGTGACTGACGAAGAGTTGAAGGATGACGACAGGTTCCGTCCTGGTGACCTCAAGGGAAGGACAGGCATTGAGTACAAGTACGACGAGCATCTTCGCGGCGACGCGGGGGTCAGGATCATCGAGATCAGTGCCGAAGGAATCAAGGTCGGTGAATATGACGGGATATCGCACGATGATGACTTCGATGAATTTGTTCAATCGCGGCCGCCCGTTCCGGGATGTGACCTATATTTAACGATAGATATAGATTTCCAGAGGATCCTGGAGAGAGAATTCAACTGTGACAAGGGTTGTGTGATAGCCATGGATCCATCAACAGGGGGTATCCTGGGTGCGGTGAGCAGGCCGTCATACGATCCCAACATATTTATGGGTGGTATCAGCGAAAAAGACTGGAACATGCTGCATGGAGATCCGGCTAAGCCTCTTTTCAACCGTGCCATACAGGCCACGTATCCTCCCGCTTCCACATTCAAGATGATCGTCTGTTATGGAGCTTTTTATTTCGATCTTGTAGCGAAGGGTGCTTTGCTCGAACCGTGCTATGGCGGACACCAGTTCGGTAACAGGTATTTCAGATGCTGGAAACCCGAAGGACATGGATATGCGAATATGTTCGATGCTATTGTCAACTCCTGTGATGTGTATTTTTACCAGATCGGAGAGAGGATGAACGCGGACCAGTTCGCCTATGCGGGACGGCTCTTTGGATTGGGAAGGAAAACCGGGATAGACCTGCCCAGCGAAGCCAGAGGGATTCTTCCCGATCATTCGTACTTCGACAGGCGGTTTGGAAAGAGAAAATGGACGAAAGGACATCTGCTCAATTACTCGATAGGTCAGGGTGAGGCACTCACAACACCGATACAGCTCTGTCAGATGGTCGCGATGATCGCGAATGGAGGAAAGAGGATCAAGCCCCATGTGGTCGACAGAGTGGTCGACACCGAAGGGGCCGAAGTCTACAGAAACGACAATACGGCTGTGCCGATCTCTCAGATGGATAATGAGATACTCAGGTTTATTCAGCGTTCGATGATAGCAGTCGTCTCGGGAGAACATGGGACGGGACGGGCGAGCCGCGTTCCTGGTTTAACAAGCGCCGGGAAGACGGGTACGGCCCAGAATTCGGGGGAAGACCATGCCCTGTTTGTGGTCTATGCTCCGGTCGAGAATCCCGAGATAGCTATTGCCATTATCATGGAAAACGCTGGTCATGGCGGAGCTGTGGCAGCCCCGATGGCAAGAAGGATTCTTGGAGCGTACTTCCATCCAGGGGCAGCATGGGATGGAAAATTCAGGTATGGTAAAACGGTAATTGCCGGGGCCGGCAGGTAG